A genomic region of Plasmodium malariae genome assembly, chromosome: 14 contains the following coding sequences:
- the PmUG01_14025200 gene encoding conserved Plasmodium protein, unknown function, whose translation MNNSLVEDVIRRYVQRRKDIINKVINSRDRIPLVEYTIEGDELFICSKYYFIDNIYIKVKKENDKFNLKFVDKNCMNLFKQRDHIENNTINAEIGNGGINTELDSEMQNTELDNEVLYAELDNEIIDAELHNEMLMEESGSEMLNLGSDNEILKTELDNEVLSYTKLDNKMTLNSDLEHMDFSKKERKNLIIILSGTSGGGKSTLSCLLGLFLNIRRILSTDVVREILRKYQVQNDRYLRYSTYESWRLNSSEDEEDFECAQINREWGVQTDEKKKVKSREFKSYSTKYSERGKDVENMLRKRCIGNYSKQCELIFNYVDNIINDHIVNKESIIIEGVHINAEIINKLIKKYPNKIIFFLVYITDKETSIRRFSSRSTDSNEEENKYIKNINYINDIQNYLLETTTNLVPSVNYIENIDIYSSLEKILKIIYSFN comes from the coding sequence ATGAACAATTCACTCGTAGAAGATGTAATAAGAAGATATGTTCAAAGAAGGAAGGACATTATAAACAAGGTCATAAATTCTAGGGATAGAATACCATTAGTGGAGTATACAATAGAAGGTGACGAATTGTTCATATGTTCCAAGTACTATTttatagataatatatatattaaagtgaaaaaggaaaatgacaaatttaatttaaaatttgtagACAAGAACTGTATGAATTTATTCAAACAAAGAGAtcatatagaaaataatacgATAAATGCAGAAATAGGTAATGGTGGGATAAACACAGAATTAGATAGTGAGATGCAGAACACTGAATTAGATAACGAGGTGTTATATGCAGAATTAGATAACGAGATAATAGATGCAGAACTGCATAACGAAATGTTAATGGAAGAATCAGGTAGCGAGATGTTAAACTTAGGATCAGATAACGAGATATTGAAAACTGAATTAGATAATGAGGTGTTGTCTTATACAAAATTAGACAATAAAATGACGCTAAACTCAGATTTAGAACATATggatttttcaaaaaaggagagaaaaaatcttattattatattaagtGGAACTTCAGGTGGTGGTAAGAGTACCTTAAGTTGTTTATTAGGATTGTTCTTAAATATAAGGAGAATTTTATCAACAGATGTTGTACGAGAAATTTTAAGAAAGTATCAAGTACAGAATGACAGGTATCTTAGGTATTCAACATACGAATCATGGAGATTAAATAGTAGCGAAGATGAGGAAGATTTTGAATGTGCGCAAATAAATAGAGAGTGGGGTGTACAGACagacgaaaaaaaaaaagttaagagTAGGGAGTTTAAAAGCTATAGTACTAAATACTCAGAGAGAGGTAAAGACGTTGAAAATATGCTGAGAAAGAGGTGTATTGGGAATTACTCAAAACAATGTGAATTGATATTTAACTACGTTGATAACATAATTAATGACCATATTGTTAACAAAGAATCTATAATAATAGAaggtgtacatataaatgcagaaattataaataaattaattaagaaGTATcccaataaaattatttttttcctagTCTACATAACTGATAAGGAAACTAGTATTCGAAGATTTTCTAGTAGATCTACAGATTcaaatgaagaagaaaacaaatacatcaaaaatattaattatattaatgatatacaaaattatttactaGAAACGACAACAAATTTAGTTCCTTCAGttaattatattgaaaatattgatATTTATAGTTCGCTAGAGAAAATTCTtaagataatatattcatttaactAA
- the PmUG01_14025300 gene encoding conserved Plasmodium protein, unknown function has protein sequence MDRKIIWKRNFFFVYFNKRLYINKADEIAKTKSPRNKSNKFKNIYIDFSLNKYININSLNVDKFIKTPIHYQRFKELVDTIKCVSNVRLQNIHLVRKIINSLEVYIINYLNNLNLFNDLNNYSESTYNVDDVFNDENDDENAITPNSVSTILVSLYKLKYRNEKFLKLLEKYIYVNKEKFKISQVHLILYIYSYFNRVNRSFINSLLVIILNNKNVLNTDNILNIFTSLFYLNCKNEKTLDLLTAYIITNNFIFDINVIIFLLNNLKKLNYSKTCLIEYFHDQIIMKIHHLSVEKNKNYMDSFFLKKSIQNIIDEESSHMEIHQPSGATGRNLHNISPCICDDNMQVHRRRDKECKYNIYDNYVDIYGSLHNKFIAENNYVDYIYEYYNKKYMEDKNKSKVIILMEALIYYKYFKEDLLKVLYDYLLSNLKRFDKDDIYQILSNIYSFQPKNYVSINMLNKKLLMSMCYYYVPLYNKFNIIIFLFLKLLLEKYNYFNIFVDEILLHKINTDILNLTENEFLVLLNEYKSANIVKYLCDISLIYFNFFKKKNSEYLHTRGEEFYKLGRTNVEIHDHGTKDEEKNSSKNSFSILRETKPYAVGNKSVIFEYNEKNKLISYDSQFLLQLFYFYVETTYYEGVFLFLKSLFIGVSNLRNFDPFLSYRINNSVFYGENENYDKNVKIGKVFKKLNALQLLQVYEYFKSCFDTYEDFLTKQSNLMNSCHEKCLYKFYLNNGILKDSSGSDDKANSRDKVGSFERIHSNNRDESIGRNDSIGRDDSIGRDNITDRDYSTGRDDFTGIDYSNVIFPVDRGKGENVSIIDEHIYVGERVSKYIFTASKINYVSCKSIRSAVRSKEGNKIKNYVNSNEASGNYDITGSMRKSNHFLSKHLEQNNAPNCNSINSLHNNMNISAAIGRNTFEIDSYIYNVLNNIFMYTPVDLFALHIHYFNSNNLFFLLKNIIFKLKYINVNYLSLVISKVFILTSRESCNETKKKYLHFLDFFHNYLLGEEANSEKFCYPLKCIEGVKNGYNFDSNEKRLIISTVCKSCIYYKNYNSNENENEKVKKRVAYILYKNKAYSHYINNDLVFDANFLNSFFQFILKKKVLYRCAYYDMTNESLFLILKSLQIRKKNNKYMKSVETITNIFIFRYIQYNEQQNKAHLTRKTNYDKESNINLDDSYLTDTIKTTLNLSLSLNGSGGSDTYEDAIIDGKNLRNGEKGIDENSSWTKVTYHEREQNNDTSSNEDALLYNAPMSYNSTFVCTSSYDNRSYSSARNESCRPQNKDAMKTFIHIYYTVVKVRYFHEMPVNKHIFRELCINRDYVNNRMLLSLLFFIYKYKFEEIIYILMLQKKCFLYKDLYYAHSNCRIMEFLCKNLKINLDEHCRTTSAKQTSYDYETV, from the coding sequence atggacagaaaaataatatggaaaaggaatttttttttcgtatattttaacaaaagactctatataaataaagcTGATGAAATAGCTAAAACGAAAAGTCCTAGAAACAAAAGTAATAAgtttaaaaacatttacattgatttttctttaaataaatatattaatattaatagctTAAATGTGGATAAGTTCATTAAAACTCCAATACATTATCAAAGGTTTAAAGAATTAGTTGACACGATAAAATGTGTGAGCAATGTGAGGTTACAGAATATACATTTAGTgaggaaaattataaattctttagaggtgtatataataaactatttaaataatttaaaccTTTTCAAcgatttaaataattacagTGAATCTACTTATAATGTTGATGATGTTTTcaatgatgaaaatgatgaTGAAAATGCGATTACCCCCAACAGTGTGTCAACTATACTAGTAAGTTTGTATAAGCTGAAATATAGAAATGAGAAGTTCCTAAAATtgttagaaaaatatatttatgttaataaGGAGAAATTTAAAATCTCGCAAGTGCATctaatattgtatatatattcttattttaatagGGTAAATAGaagttttattaattctttgcttgtaattattttaaataataaaaatgtattaaatacAGATAACATACTAAATATTTTCACCtcgttattttatttaaattgcaaaaatgaaaaaacgtTAGATCTTTTAACGGCGTACATTATCACCAATAACTTTATCTTTGATATAAATgttatcatttttcttttgaacaatttaaaaaagttaaattattctaaaaCATGTCTAATAGAATATTTTCATGAccaaattattatgaaaatacaTCATCTGAgtgttgaaaaaaataagaattatatggattccttctttttaaagaaaagcattcaaaatattattgatGAAGAGAGTAGTCATATGGAAATTCATCAACCTAGTGGTGCGACTGGTAGGAACTTGCATAATATCTCACCATGTATATGTGATGATAACATGCAAGTGCATAGAAGACGTGATAAAGAATgtaaatacaatatatatgataattatGTAGACATTTATGGATCACTACACAACAAATTCATTGcggaaaataattatgtagattatatatatgagtattATAACAAGAAATACATGGAggacaaaaataaaagcaaagTAATTATACTAATGGAAGCTTTAATATactacaaatattttaaagaagaTTTATTAAAAGTTTTATACGATTATCTTTTgagtaatttaaaaagatttGACAAAGATGACATTTATCAGATACTATCCAACATATATTCCTTTCAaccaaaaaattatgtatctATTAATATGTTGAATAAAAAACTGTTGATGAGTAtgtgttattattatgtCCCTCTTTACAATaagtttaatataattatatttttgtttttaaaattattacttgaaaaatataattatttcaatatttttgtcGATGAAATACtgttacataaaataaatacggACATTCTTAATTTGACGGAAAACGAGTTTTTAGTCTTATTGAACGAGTACAAAAGTGCTAATATTGTCAAGTACTTATGTgatatttctttaatatattttaatttttttaagaaaaaaaatagtgaaTACTTACATACAAGAGGGGAAGAGTTCTATAAGTTAGGAAGAACAAATGTTGAAATACATGATCATGGTACAAAAgacgaagaaaaaaattcatcAAAAAATTCGTTTTCCATTTTAAGGGAGACAAAACCATATGCGGTGGGAAATAAAAGCGTAATATTCGAGTATAACGAAAAGAACAAGTTAATATCTTATGACAGTCAGTTTTTATTACAGCTTTTTTACTTCTATGTCGAGACTACGTATTATGAAGGggtatttttgtttttaaagaGTTTGTTTATTGGTGTTAgtaatttaagaaatttCGATCCATTTTTAAGTTACAGAATTAATAATTCTGTTTTTTATGGAGAAAACGAGAATTACGATAAGAATGTAAAAATTGgaaaagtttttaaaaaattaaatgcaCTACAACTCTTGCAGGTTTATGAATATTTCAAGAGCTGCTTTGACACATATGAAGATTTTCTTACCAAGCAGAGTAATTTAATGAACAGCTGTCACGAAAAATGCTTGTATAAGTTTTACTTAAATAATGGCATTTTAAAAGATAGCAGCGGTTCGGATGATAAGGCTAATTCCAGAGATAAAGTTGGTTCATTTGAGAGAATCCATTCTAATAATAGAGACGAATCTATTGGTAGAAACGATTCTATTGGTAGAGACGATTCTATTGGTAGAGACAATATTACTGATAGAGACTATTCTACAGGTAGAGATGATTTTACTGGCATAGACTATTCTAATGTAATATTTCCTGTAGATAGAGGAAAGGGGGAAAATGTTTCAATTATAGATGAACATATTTATGTCGGTGAAAGGGttagcaaatatatattcacagcaagtaaaataaattacgtTAGTTGCAAAAGCATTAGAAGTGCTGTGAGAAGTAAAGAAGGGAATAAAATCAAGAATTATGTTAATTCCAATGAAGCTAGTGGGAACTATGATATAACTGGAAGCATGAGAAAGAGTAAccattttttaagtaaacaTTTAGAACAGAATAATGCTCCTAATTGTAATAGTATAAATagtttacataataatatgaacatatCAGCAGCTATTGGAAGAAATACTTTTGAGATAGACAGCTACATTTATAACGTTTtgaacaatatatttatgtacaccCCTGTAGATTTATTTGCATTACATATTCATTACTTTAAttctaataatttattttttttattaaaaaatattatttttaaattgaaatacataaatgtcAATTATTTATCATTAGTTATTTCTAAAGTTTTTATCTTAACAAGCAGAGAAAGCTgcaatgaaacaaaaaaaaaatatcttcaTTTCTTAGACTTCTTTCACAATTACTTACTAGGTGAAGAAGCTAATAGCGAGAAATTTTGCTATCcattaaaatgtatagaGGGTGTAAAAAACGGTTATAATTTTGACAGCAATGAGAAAAGATTAATTATAAGTACCGTCTGCAAGAGttgcatatattataagaattACAATTCAAACGAAAATGAgaatgaaaaagtaaaaaaacgagttgcttatatattatataaaaacaaggCCTATTCACACTATATAAACAATGACCTGGTATTTGAcgcaaattttttaaactcattttttcagtttattttaaaaaaaaaagttcttTATCGATGTGCGTACTACGATATGACGAATGAAagtttatttcttatattaaaatCGTTGCAAATAAGGAAGAAAAACAACAAATATATGAAGAGTGTAGAAacaataacaaatatatttatatttagatACATTCAATATAATGAGCAGCAAAATAAGGCTCACCTAACAAGAAAAACGAATTATGATAAAGAAAGCAACATTAATCTGGACGATTCATACTTAACTGATACCATTAAGACAACTTTGAACTTAAGTTTATCTTTAAATGGTTCAGGTGGCAGTGATACCTATGAGGATGCTATTATAGATGGTAAAAATTTACGTAATGGGGAGAAAGGAATAGACGAAAATTCATCTTGGACAAAAGTTACATATCACGAGAGAGAACAGAACAATGATACCTCATCGAATGAAGATGCCTTATTGTACAATGCTCCTATGTCATATAACAGTACATTCGTATGTACAAGTTCTTATGACAATAGGAGTTATTCTAGTGCAAGAAACGAATCATGTAGACCTCAAAATAAAGATGCAATGAAAACgttcattcatatatattacacaGTTGTAAAAGTACGATATTTTCATGAAATGCCagtaaataaacatatatttcgTGAATTATGCATAAATAGAGACTATGTTAATAACAGAATGTTATTAAGCCtactcttttttatatacaagtacaaatttgaagaaataatatatatattaatgttacAGAAAAAATGCTTTTTGTATAAAGATTTATATTATGCTCACTCCAATTGTAGAATAATGGAGTTCCTTtgcaaaaatttaaaaattaatttagaTGAACACTGTAGAACTACATCAGCTAAGCAGACTTCCTACGACTACGAGACTGTTTGA
- the PmUG01_14025400 gene encoding conserved Plasmodium protein, unknown function → MYPLSDAYLEKTSNNEIIQRIMELQNLLIIISDNMELLKNKNKLLDEENKSLQRHIKDIVNQVKTEFTQNAHKDNSAHSEYTPVHLRTQKGEDKNYESYNGKHNNTEQDSSNNNIDNSTTNNNMYDNSNNMHNNNTNNNNMNNNNNNMDDNNNNMDDDNNNNMDDNSNNMDDNNNNNNNNMDDNNNNNMDENNNNMDDNNNNMDKNKNRTNNNNRGTNHNINEVNNRNTPEGILNSKKHVEYTNNTIYCENTNYNKIQNINNIKREYTNNENNIEKELNVSNNNKKRGGDNPTLLKDHNSSRSNIYNLLMEGEKFNSFINMASNVLNSSFFNISKELEYKKRTDLNIVKSQDKTARNVCTNNNEIIKTNKSSYNEGNNNLLEKTYTNSSDYSNERPPNKMKSSCVEDVILLDEEETQGGEQKCEHEVAKEKGGIEKQTESVNEKGELPDKEELIDKKVLIERGNVIQKGKLTEKEEVNEKEKVTEEEEVIEKEKVTEEEEVIEKEKVTEEEEVIEKEKVTEEVLFKKDIVNEKEQLTEKTEVNKKEVIKKEVPEEIVNEKGTENVEAVTEKDIVIVKEEAIENDTQNQETSNAENNKVI, encoded by the coding sequence ATGTACCCACTGAGTGATgcatatttagaaaaaacgTCCAACAATGAAATCATTCAAAGGATAATGGAGCTTCAAAATTTGTTGATAATTATTTCTGATAACATGgaattgttaaaaaataaaaataaattattggATGAAGAGAATAAAAGTTTACAAAGACATATTAAAGATATAGTAAACCAAGTTAAAACGGAATTTACGCAAAATGCTCACAAGGATAATTCAGCTCATTCGGAATACACACCTGTCCATCTTCGAACGCAAAAAGGTGAAGACAAAAATTACGAAAGCTACAATGGTAAACATAACAACACTGAACAggatagtagtaataataatatagataatagtactactaataataatatgtatgacaatagtaataatatgcataataataatacgaataataataatatgaataataataataataatatggatgataataataataatatggatgatgataataataataatatggatgacaatagtaataatatggatgataataataataataataataataatatggacgataataataataataatatggatgaaaataataataatatggatgataataataataatatggataaaaacaaaaacagaACAAATAACAACAATAGAGGTACAAACCATAACATTAACGAGGTAAATAACAGAAACACCCCAGAGGGGATACTTAATAGTAAAAAGCATGTagaatatacaaataataccATATATTgtgaaaatacaaattacaataaaatacaaaatattaacaatattaaacgagaatatacaaataatgaGAATAATATAGAGAAAGAGTTAAATgttagtaacaataataaaaaaaggggtGGCGATAATCCCACTCTTTTAAAAGATCATAATTCATCCAgaagtaatatttataatttattaatggAAGGGGAAAAGTTTAACTCTTTTATTAACATGGCATCTAATGTTcttaattcttctttttttaatatatcaaaagagcttgaatataaaaaaagaaccgatttaaatattgtaaaGTCGCAGGACAAAACTGCAAGAAATGtatgtacaaataataatgaaataattaaaacaaataaaagcTCATACAATGAGGGaaacaataatttattagAGAAAACATATACGAATAGTTCAGACTATAGCAATGAAAGGCCCCCtaacaaaatgaaaagcaGTTGCGTTGAAGACGTAATCTTGCTTGACGAAGAAGAAACACAAGGAGGAGAACAAAAGTGTGAACATGAAGtagcaaaagaaaaaggaggAATAGAAAAACAAACAGAATCAGTAAATGAGAAGGGGGAACTACCTGATAAAGAGGAGCTAATTGATAAAAAGGTGCTAATTGAGAGGGGGAACGTAATTCAGAAAGGGAAGCTAACTGAGAAGGAGGAAGTAAACGAGAAGGAAAAAGTAACTGAGGAGGAGGAAGTAATCGAGAAGGAAAAAGTAACTGAGGAGGAGGAAGTAATCGAGAAGGAAAAAGTAACTGAGGAGGAGGAAGTAATCGAGAAGGAAAAAGTAACTGAGGAGGTATTGTTTAAGAAGGATATAGTAAATGAAAAGGAGCAGCTAACTGAGAAGAcagaagtaaataaaaaggaagtaATTAAGAAGGAAGTTCCTGAGGAGATAGTAAATGAAAAGGGTACAGAAAATGTAGAAGCAGTGACTGAGAAGGATATAGTGATTGTGAAGGAGGAAGCGATTGAGAACGATACACAAAACCAGGAGACAAGTAATGCCGAAAATAACAAGGTTATATAA
- the INT gene encoding tyrosine recombinase, putative, translating to MHNIVKNIIWFLFLKYVKHINSFFINKIHIFHLTKLKHNNNLIYINKKYSKYKYISVQNNTVCLKNYDESEDNEYDNDNYSVNDNDIDDNDDNDNDNNDNDDEEIDDNLASCKEKRNVKERKVKIGKIKKKKKRKKISIALKCKMCNKILKPRVKFCKHCGTNVSVEKIKLKKYIEDIYMPFRKEEVSDNTYRVEKGFWNDILPKLGKYELHELGPNNWESFLKYLKSKNCSPRTMALYQSTYQQSLKYALYRDYLKSIHHFRKIKKSTIPRRKITPLSPKEIELLLKNSSDMHRAIFALSIGIGLRPSEVLRILWEDINFEKKEIFIKGQKTKYSNTSIPLTNFAYIELRKWWEIENKPLKGLCFYSEIIKNKFNYTNTKTPLKTFKTALKGAARRAGLEISEDGKKRRIFPYLLRHSFATIAATSNPPVPLPVAQAIMRHSSSKMLLDTYTKAGNNIIRDGLDNFKI from the exons atgcataatatagtgaaaaatattatttggttcttgtttttaaaatatgttaaacatattaatagttttttcataaacaagattcatatatttcatttaaccaagttaaaacataataataatttaatatatataaataagaaatattcaaaatacaAGTATATAAGCGTACAAAATAATACCGTATGcttgaaaaattatgatgAATCGGAGGATAACGAATATGATAACGACAATTACAGCGTTAATGACAATGATATCGATGACAATGATGATAACGATAACGATAACaatgataatgatgatgAGGAAATAGATGACAATTTAGCTAGTTGTAAAGAGAAGAGAAATGttaaagaaagaaaagtgaaaattggaaaaattaaaaaaaaaaaaaaaagaaagaaaattaGTATTGCACTCAAATGTAAAATGtgcaataaaattttaaagccAA GGGTAAAATTTTGCAAGCACTGTGGTACAAATGTGTCTGTAGAGAAAATTAAactaaagaaatatatagaaGATATTTACATGCCCTTCAG AAAGGAGGAAGTAAGTGATAATACATACAGAGTGGAGAAAGGTTTCTGGAATGATATTCTACCG AAATTAGGAAAATATGAACTTCATGAGTTAGGACCGAACAACTGGGAGAGTTTTTTAAA ATATTTAAAGTCAAAGAATTGTTCGCCTAGGACTATGGCTTTATACCAGTCAACTTATCAG CAATCCTTGAAATACGCCTTGTATCGAGACTACTTAAAAAGTATACACCATTTtcgtaaaataaaaaagagtacTATACCTCGAAGAAAAATTACACCCTTATCACCGAAAGAA ATAGAGTTATTATTAAAGAACAGCAGTGACATGCACAGAGCAATATTTGCTCTAAGCATAG gTATTGGTTTACGCCCATCAGAAGTTTTACGAATTCTTTGGGAAGacataaattttgaaaaaaaagaaatttttataaaaggtCAAAAAACGAAATACAGTAATACATCAATTCCTCTAACGAATTTCGCGTATATCGAGTTGAGAAAATG GTGGGAAATAGAGAATAAACCGTTAAAAGGTCTATGCTTTTATTCAGagattattaaaaataaatttaattacacAAACACGAAAACTCccttaa AAACTTTTAAAACTGCTCTAAAGGGAGCAGCCAGAAG aGCTGGACTTGAAATTAGTGAAGACgggaaaaagagaagaattTTTCCTTACCTTTTaag acaCTCTTTTGCGACCATAGCTGCAACTTCAAACCCCCCCGTTCCCTTGCCAGTAGCGCAG GCAATTATGCGGCATTCTTCATCCAAAATGTTATTAGACACTTACACAAAAGCCGGAAATAACATAATAAGGGACGGCTTGGATAACTTTAAAATATAG